In Streptomyces thermolilacinus SPC6, a single genomic region encodes these proteins:
- a CDS encoding GOLPH3/VPS74 family protein produces the protein MGRSRRTLPEELLLLALDPATGTTAQPQSLDLGLAGAQLVELALAGRIAPDGDRIAVVMPRPTGDPTLDSALELLRRRGSPVRAVHWIGGPRLGLRQTYLSHLERCGMVHAVESQMCGVLPTTRYQATDTAISREIRARLDSAIRTGVPPDPRTAALAALAHAVGLGKHLYPGNEGRSSRSRLRDLIRHDPMGGLVAHAVMDVQNGVGAQPRRTAAPGGVGRQAAAVPLRTPSRPGPGSMARAAAR, from the coding sequence ATGGGCAGGAGCCGCAGAACACTTCCGGAGGAGCTTCTGCTGCTCGCTCTGGACCCGGCCACGGGTACCACAGCGCAGCCGCAGTCGCTCGACCTCGGCCTCGCCGGAGCACAGCTAGTGGAGCTGGCTCTGGCGGGGCGGATAGCCCCTGACGGGGATCGTATCGCCGTGGTGATGCCACGGCCGACAGGAGATCCGACGCTGGACTCCGCACTGGAACTGCTGCGCAGGCGCGGCAGTCCGGTACGGGCCGTCCACTGGATAGGCGGGCCCCGGCTGGGGCTGCGTCAGACGTACCTCTCGCACCTGGAGCGATGCGGCATGGTCCATGCCGTGGAGAGCCAGATGTGCGGGGTACTGCCGACCACCCGCTACCAGGCGACGGACACGGCCATCAGCCGGGAGATCAGGGCCCGGCTGGACAGCGCGATCCGCACCGGTGTGCCGCCGGACCCGCGGACCGCCGCACTGGCCGCGCTCGCGCACGCGGTGGGTCTCGGCAAGCACCTGTACCCCGGGAACGAGGGGCGCTCGTCGCGCTCCCGGCTCCGGGATCTGATCCGGCACGACCCCATGGGCGGCCTCGTGGCGCACGCCGTGATGGACGTCCAGAACGGTGTGGGCGCGCAGCCCCGCCGTACCGCCGCACCGGGAGGCGTCGGCCGCCAGGCCGCCGCGGTCCCGCTGCGCACCCCCTCGCGGCCCGGGCCCGGTTCCATGGCCCGCGCAGCCGCACGCTGA
- a CDS encoding ADP-ribosylglycohydrolase family protein — MSTTAAAVWGRAEQQDYRARVRGCLLGGAIGDALGAGVARLPVEAIREEYGADGLTDLAPAHGRRGAVTYATQLAMFTVDGLIRAQVRRDTGAWHPPTDLHRAYLRWAATQRDWGPDERREDNGWLAAQEWLYTRRDPARACLTGLADEVLGTPAAPKNPAVRDGGALVRSAPFGLLVGWEPHLVCQLAVECATQTHGHPVAYLSAGAYAVVVHAVARGQDIESAVRAATAHLATLPGHEPVTGALERASAAVREGAPSPDRIASLGDTDGESAEDALAIAVYCAMVGEDVRHGLRLAVNHDGPSEVTGALTGALLGALHGETALPPAWLAELEGRGTLLELADDFALEMTQGPALHGPSTASPAWLARYPRG, encoded by the coding sequence GTGAGTACCACAGCGGCAGCCGTCTGGGGCCGGGCCGAACAGCAGGACTACCGCGCCCGCGTACGGGGCTGCCTCCTCGGCGGGGCCATCGGCGACGCCCTCGGGGCCGGCGTGGCGCGCCTTCCCGTCGAGGCGATCCGCGAGGAGTACGGCGCCGACGGGCTCACCGACCTGGCGCCCGCCCACGGGCGGCGCGGCGCCGTCACGTACGCGACCCAGCTCGCCATGTTCACCGTGGACGGCCTGATCCGCGCCCAGGTGCGCCGCGACACGGGCGCCTGGCACCCGCCGACCGACCTGCACCGCGCGTACCTGCGCTGGGCGGCCACCCAGCGGGACTGGGGGCCCGACGAGCGGCGCGAGGACAACGGCTGGCTCGCCGCGCAGGAGTGGCTGTACACCCGCCGCGACCCGGCCCGCGCCTGCCTGACGGGCCTCGCCGACGAGGTGCTGGGCACCCCCGCCGCGCCGAAGAACCCGGCCGTGCGGGACGGGGGCGCGCTGGTGAGGTCGGCGCCGTTCGGGCTGCTGGTCGGCTGGGAGCCGCACCTGGTGTGCCAGCTCGCCGTGGAGTGCGCCACACAGACGCACGGCCACCCCGTCGCGTACCTGTCGGCGGGGGCGTACGCGGTGGTGGTGCACGCGGTGGCGCGCGGCCAGGACATCGAGTCGGCGGTACGGGCGGCCACCGCGCACCTGGCGACCCTGCCCGGCCACGAGCCGGTGACAGGCGCCCTGGAGCGCGCCTCGGCCGCCGTACGCGAGGGGGCGCCGTCGCCGGACCGGATCGCGTCACTGGGCGACACGGACGGCGAGTCGGCGGAGGACGCCCTGGCCATCGCGGTGTACTGCGCGATGGTCGGCGAGGACGTACGGCACGGGCTGCGCCTCGCGGTGAACCACGACGGCCCGTCGGAGGTGACGGGCGCGCTGACCGGCGCCCTGCTGGGCGCGCTGCACGGGGAGACCGCCCTGCCCCCGGCGTGGCTGGCCGAACTGGAGGGCCGAGGCACGCTGCTGGAGCTGGCCGACGACTTCGCGCTGGAGATGACCCAGGGCCCGGCCCTGCACGGCCCTTCGACGGCCTCGCCGGCCTGGCTTGCCCGCTACCCGCGCGGCTGA
- a CDS encoding MFS transporter, whose protein sequence is MTRRQGVPETGAPSRVPDRGSRRVTSTRPRHDPRGSRASRTGPSGQARVVVLATALAALLHLAWFLYVANSGGDLAAQDAWADFAARHPGSAYNLAWYGGMHTMSYSVLSPYVMALFGVRTTMVVAGTVSAALTALLLVRTRAVRNALACSLAAVFGLVCNAVSGRVTFGLGLMFALGTVAVVFCGPWRWRWRWPWRWRSTHGAGAVPEASGADGASGAGGVSGLRAGRVARGVAAALLAGAATAASPVAGLFLGVVAAALFLRGRRTAAYAVGVPPVLVVAASALLFPFSGTQPNAFGTVLLPLVFGLLCLLAVPRSWRTVRAAAAVYAAGALLTWLVDSQVGSNVTRLPMLSAGVVLLAALPYAGTRRARYGLLAALVVFHGWVGFKSVDDVRLTAPHTSWAAESARPLLAELERRGAGRARVEVVPARSHRESSALAPYVSLARGWNRQADLERNPLFYDGSLNAVNYRAWLDRWAVRYVVLPTGTPDTGAREETALIEAGLPYLEPVWSDAHWRLFAVRDAAPLAAPAATVERAAPDRITLRVTRPGTVLVKVPHSPWLSLVDERGERLPSAADGTGRDAESGAAGGAGGTPCLRKAARTADGDEWTELHAPTPGTYHLASPYTLFPRGTPCPPAVR, encoded by the coding sequence ATGACACGGCGCCAGGGCGTCCCGGAGACCGGGGCGCCCTCGCGCGTACCGGACAGGGGGAGCCGACGAGTGACCAGCACCCGACCGCGCCATGACCCCCGCGGATCGCGCGCGTCGCGTACCGGTCCTTCCGGGCAGGCCCGGGTCGTCGTCCTGGCCACGGCCCTCGCCGCGCTCCTGCACCTCGCGTGGTTCCTGTACGTCGCGAACAGCGGCGGCGACCTGGCGGCGCAGGACGCGTGGGCGGACTTCGCCGCGCGGCACCCCGGCTCGGCGTACAACCTCGCCTGGTACGGCGGGATGCACACCATGTCGTACAGCGTCCTCTCGCCCTACGTCATGGCGCTGTTCGGCGTGCGGACGACGATGGTGGTCGCCGGGACGGTGTCGGCCGCGCTGACCGCGCTGCTCCTGGTGCGGACGCGGGCCGTCCGCAACGCGCTCGCCTGCTCGCTCGCCGCCGTGTTCGGGCTGGTGTGCAACGCCGTGTCGGGGCGGGTGACGTTCGGGCTGGGCCTGATGTTCGCGCTGGGCACGGTCGCCGTGGTCTTCTGCGGGCCATGGCGGTGGCGGTGGCGGTGGCCGTGGCGGTGGCGGTCGACGCATGGGGCTGGTGCGGTTCCTGAGGCTTCTGGGGCTGACGGGGCTTCTGGGGCTGGCGGGGTGTCCGGGCTGCGGGCGGGGCGGGTGGCGCGGGGTGTTGCCGCCGCGCTCCTGGCGGGGGCGGCGACGGCGGCGAGCCCCGTCGCGGGGCTGTTCCTGGGGGTCGTCGCGGCGGCGCTGTTCCTGCGGGGGCGGCGAACGGCGGCGTACGCCGTGGGGGTGCCGCCGGTGCTGGTCGTCGCCGCGTCGGCGCTGCTGTTCCCGTTCTCCGGTACGCAGCCGAACGCGTTCGGGACGGTGCTGCTGCCGCTGGTGTTCGGCCTGCTGTGCCTGCTGGCCGTGCCCCGGTCGTGGCGGACGGTCCGTGCGGCGGCCGCCGTGTACGCGGCCGGTGCGCTGCTGACGTGGCTGGTCGACTCGCAGGTCGGGTCGAACGTGACGCGCCTTCCGATGCTGTCCGCCGGTGTGGTGCTGCTGGCCGCCCTGCCCTACGCGGGGACGCGACGGGCCCGGTACGGGCTGCTCGCCGCGCTGGTCGTGTTCCACGGGTGGGTCGGCTTCAAGAGCGTGGACGACGTACGGCTGACCGCACCGCACACGTCATGGGCGGCCGAATCGGCGCGGCCGCTCCTCGCCGAACTGGAGCGGCGCGGCGCCGGGCGGGCCCGCGTGGAGGTCGTACCGGCGCGCAGCCACCGCGAGTCCAGCGCCCTCGCCCCGTACGTCTCCCTGGCGCGCGGCTGGAACCGCCAGGCCGACCTCGAACGCAACCCCCTCTTCTACGACGGCTCCCTGAACGCCGTGAACTACCGCGCGTGGCTGGACCGCTGGGCCGTCCGGTACGTCGTCCTGCCGACCGGCACCCCCGACACGGGCGCCCGCGAGGAGACCGCCCTGATCGAGGCCGGACTGCCGTACCTGGAACCCGTGTGGTCCGACGCGCACTGGCGGCTTTTCGCCGTCCGGGACGCGGCGCCCCTGGCCGCCCCTGCGGCGACGGTGGAGCGCGCGGCGCCGGACCGGATCACGCTGCGTGTGACCAGGCCAGGGACGGTCCTCGTCAAGGTCCCGCACTCGCCGTGGCTGTCGCTCGTGGACGAGCGCGGCGAACGCCTGCCCTCGGCGGCGGACGGCACGGGGCGCGACGCGGAGAGCGGTGCGGCGGGTGGTGCCGGTGGCACGCCGTGCCTGCGCAAGGCGGCCCGTACGGCGGACGGCGACGAGTGGACGGAACTCCACGCTCCCACCCCCGGGACCTACCATCTGGCCTCCCCGTACACCCTCTTCCCCCGCGGCACCCCGTGCCCCCCGGCCGTCCGCTGA
- a CDS encoding DUF397 domain-containing protein — protein sequence MAIIQGATDTWTKSSYSGGNGACVEVKSPVVASIAVRDSKVPAGPSITFVPGAWNAFVREVSTGSF from the coding sequence ATGGCCATTATTCAGGGCGCCACGGACACCTGGACGAAGTCCTCGTACTCGGGCGGGAACGGCGCCTGCGTCGAGGTCAAGTCCCCCGTCGTCGCGTCGATCGCGGTCCGCGACTCGAAGGTCCCGGCGGGCCCGTCCATCACCTTCGTGCCGGGCGCGTGGAACGCTTTCGTCCGCGAGGTGAGCACGGGCTCCTTCTGA
- a CDS encoding ABC transporter substrate-binding protein: MRQPRVWCGVVAVLAAAAVGCGPGGSDSAWSSEAPQGAGGGAGFPVDVTDCEGTRTTVGAPPRAIVTSNASALELLLRLGAGDKVVGTGFPPGKGTLPGELGERALKVPVLSRTVIPKEKLLGSGADLYIDTFASANRGGHGMGDKPTPEEFKAAGITHMYLKSTACPGTAKKPLTDLTPVTEDIRTLGAVTGTGDRAAELVAGMNRKTDAVRKAVGATPEKDRPTYFLFDYDAGTKQPVAVCNRQIAHAVITLAGARNVFADCDDTFRQVGWEDVVAADPDWIQLAVRDRGDAAATEKAFDEARAWMEGNAATRGLKAVKEDRYLRIGSEATTIAGVRNADTVEKIAAALYPSKVKAGR, encoded by the coding sequence GTGAGGCAACCTCGCGTGTGGTGCGGTGTCGTGGCGGTCCTGGCGGCCGCCGCGGTCGGCTGCGGACCGGGCGGTTCCGACTCCGCGTGGTCCTCCGAGGCGCCCCAGGGCGCGGGCGGCGGCGCCGGTTTCCCCGTGGACGTGACGGACTGCGAGGGGACCCGTACGACGGTCGGGGCGCCGCCCCGCGCGATCGTCACCAGCAACGCCTCCGCCCTGGAGCTGCTGCTGCGGCTCGGCGCGGGTGACAAGGTCGTCGGCACCGGCTTCCCGCCCGGCAAGGGCACCCTCCCCGGGGAGCTGGGCGAGCGGGCGCTGAAGGTCCCCGTGCTGAGCAGGACGGTCATCCCCAAGGAGAAGCTCCTCGGCTCCGGCGCCGACCTGTACATCGACACGTTCGCGTCCGCGAACCGGGGCGGCCACGGGATGGGCGACAAGCCGACGCCCGAGGAGTTCAAGGCGGCGGGCATCACCCATATGTATCTGAAGTCCACGGCGTGTCCGGGCACGGCGAAGAAGCCGCTGACCGACCTCACCCCGGTGACGGAGGACATCAGGACGCTCGGCGCCGTCACCGGTACGGGCGACAGGGCGGCCGAGCTGGTCGCCGGGATGAACCGGAAGACCGACGCCGTCCGGAAGGCCGTCGGCGCGACACCGGAGAAGGACCGGCCCACGTACTTCCTCTTCGACTACGACGCGGGCACCAAGCAGCCCGTCGCCGTCTGCAACCGGCAGATCGCCCACGCGGTCATCACCCTGGCCGGGGCGCGGAACGTCTTCGCCGACTGCGACGACACGTTCCGGCAGGTCGGCTGGGAGGACGTGGTCGCCGCGGACCCGGACTGGATCCAGCTCGCCGTACGCGACCGGGGTGACGCCGCCGCGACGGAGAAGGCGTTCGACGAGGCCCGCGCCTGGATGGAGGGCAACGCGGCGACGCGCGGCCTCAAGGCCGTCAAGGAGGACCGGTACCTGCGGATCGGCTCCGAGGCGACGACCATCGCCGGGGTGCGCAACGCCGACACCGTCGAGAAGATCGCCGCGGCGCTGTACCCGAGCAAGGTGAAGGCCGGGCGCTGA
- a CDS encoding helix-turn-helix domain-containing protein: MASNVNPTVRRRRLGMELRRLREQKGMTAEEVAERLLVSQSKISRLENGRRSISQRDVRDLCGVYEVTDHRIVDSLMQMAKDSRQQGWWHAFGDIPYSVYIGLETDAASLRVYEPQIVPGLLQTRSYAQAVITGALPEAPAAEIDKRVNVRTRRQDRINDAEKPLRLWAVIDEGALRRVVGSRELMVGQLEALIEQSHLPHVTVQVLPFEMGAHPGISGHYAILEFPDATDSSVVYIEGVTSDLYLEKPNDVQRYTVMYEHLRAQALGVEQSRRFIARIAKDHAESEPPSLPGFGRI, from the coding sequence GTGGCGTCCAATGTCAACCCCACCGTCAGGCGACGCAGACTGGGCATGGAGCTCCGCCGGCTGCGCGAACAGAAGGGCATGACGGCGGAGGAGGTGGCCGAGCGCCTGCTCGTCTCGCAGTCGAAGATCAGCCGCCTGGAGAACGGCCGCCGTTCCATCAGCCAGCGGGACGTACGCGATCTGTGCGGGGTGTACGAGGTGACCGACCACCGGATCGTGGACTCGCTGATGCAGATGGCGAAGGACTCGCGCCAGCAGGGCTGGTGGCACGCGTTCGGCGACATCCCGTACAGCGTCTACATCGGCCTGGAGACGGACGCCGCGTCGCTGCGCGTGTACGAGCCGCAGATCGTGCCCGGGCTGCTCCAGACCCGGTCGTACGCGCAGGCGGTCATCACGGGCGCGCTCCCGGAGGCGCCCGCCGCCGAGATCGACAAGCGGGTCAACGTCCGTACGCGCCGCCAGGACCGCATCAACGACGCCGAGAAGCCGCTGCGGCTCTGGGCGGTCATCGACGAGGGCGCGCTGCGCCGGGTCGTCGGCAGCCGCGAGCTGATGGTGGGGCAGCTGGAGGCGCTGATCGAGCAGTCGCACCTGCCGCATGTCACGGTGCAGGTGCTGCCGTTCGAGATGGGAGCGCACCCGGGGATCAGCGGGCACTACGCGATCCTGGAGTTCCCCGACGCGACGGACTCGTCGGTCGTCTACATCGAGGGCGTCACCAGCGACCTGTATCTGGAGAAGCCGAACGACGTGCAGCGGTACACGGTGATGTACGAGCACCTGCGCGCCCAGGCGCTGGGGGTGGAGCAGAGCCGGCGGTTCATCGCCCGGATCGCGAAGGATCACGCCGAGAGCGAGCCGCCCTCCTTGCCTGGATTCGGCCGGATCTGA
- a CDS encoding D-alanyl-D-alanine carboxypeptidase family protein yields MAGESPDKSEQRRSPGETAAGGRDPRLAAFGDAAPAGVDQPTAIFRAPKPPTDTVDGAVDGTDAAESGSVEPKSVKPSLVGQRQEAATVEPAKVPDEAADIPGSSGASGSSGLPGESGVSAVTDISGDSGSEAEVADENDADTQSERDDHTDSDSDDALRADAEADADAEPAVDADGTEGDAEVGAAEAGEPSASDDDSSGRSVTKTGPATGSGPVSASASDADAAPRSDSDPRPVDQPTAVFKAFGKRTDAAPAPAVDQPTTALKVPPADAAPPEPGGGKPAPRWATGAGADRDGDGERPGKFVPLRSDGVRTAAPATRTPAADGTAPAPAARGTEPAKASAATTTAAGSGTRTGSETRTAPAKGTGKAAGVGSGAGTAPGGDPEITAAVAPPSLAEAERTKQQPLPPRPPLDMLAELTNTPPPPETPLRTLVRRVKIWTPLVVLLLIVFATVQLLRPLPDPSLTLTAEPTYTFKGGELKMPWPTEGQGAVEVEGVGVVGTYGPQQPAPTASVAKAMTAYVILRDHPIKDKDAGPKLVIDQKTEDQASNPDWSTAPVKKGQEYTQGELLQLLMVRSANNVAHFLARWDAGSEEAFIKKMNAAAKDLGMTNTTYTDASGFDKGTVSTPKDQLKLAKAAMRFDAFRQIVDMPNVELPQIGRRLENGNTILLKDGVTGIKTGTSTPAGGNLLWSANTVVDGEVRRVLGVVMNVKSGVTLSDKTKLAVETYSYGLIKAAQDGVVSAVAVKKGDVVGYVDDGLGGRTPVVATEDLKPVGWAGLNVELKLTAGEDGKGGLPRTAAGGTVVGELAAGTGEGRVSVPVALQHQLEEPGFGAKLTRIG; encoded by the coding sequence GTGGCGGGCGAGTCCCCCGACAAGTCGGAGCAGCGTAGGTCTCCGGGGGAGACGGCTGCGGGCGGCCGAGATCCGCGGCTCGCCGCCTTCGGCGACGCGGCCCCGGCTGGGGTGGACCAGCCGACAGCGATCTTCAGGGCGCCGAAGCCTCCCACGGACACGGTGGACGGCGCGGTGGACGGCACGGACGCGGCGGAGTCCGGGTCCGTGGAGCCGAAGTCCGTGAAGCCGTCGCTCGTCGGCCAGCGCCAGGAGGCCGCGACGGTCGAACCGGCGAAGGTGCCGGACGAGGCGGCTGACATCCCGGGCTCTTCGGGTGCTTCCGGCTCCTCGGGTCTTCCGGGTGAATCCGGTGTATCCGCCGTGACGGACATTTCGGGTGATTCGGGCTCGGAGGCGGAGGTCGCCGACGAGAACGACGCGGACACGCAGTCCGAGCGGGACGACCACACCGACAGTGACAGCGACGACGCCCTGCGCGCCGACGCGGAGGCGGACGCGGACGCGGAGCCCGCGGTGGACGCGGACGGCACCGAGGGTGACGCCGAGGTCGGCGCCGCGGAAGCCGGGGAGCCCTCGGCGTCCGACGACGACTCCTCGGGCCGCTCCGTCACGAAGACCGGCCCCGCGACCGGGTCCGGGCCCGTCTCGGCCTCGGCCTCGGATGCCGACGCCGCGCCCCGTTCCGACTCCGACCCCCGCCCCGTGGATCAGCCGACGGCGGTCTTCAAGGCGTTCGGGAAGCGCACCGACGCCGCCCCCGCCCCCGCCGTCGACCAGCCCACCACCGCGCTCAAGGTGCCGCCCGCCGACGCCGCGCCCCCCGAGCCGGGCGGCGGGAAGCCCGCGCCCAGGTGGGCCACGGGCGCGGGAGCCGACCGTGACGGTGACGGCGAGCGGCCCGGCAAGTTCGTGCCGCTGCGCTCCGACGGAGTCCGTACGGCCGCGCCCGCGACGCGCACCCCGGCCGCCGACGGCACCGCCCCGGCGCCCGCCGCGCGCGGCACGGAGCCGGCCAAGGCGAGCGCGGCCACCACCACGGCCGCCGGCTCCGGGACCCGTACAGGCTCCGAGACACGTACCGCGCCCGCCAAGGGCACCGGCAAGGCGGCCGGTGTCGGCAGCGGCGCGGGCACCGCGCCCGGCGGCGACCCGGAGATCACCGCGGCCGTCGCCCCGCCGTCCCTCGCCGAGGCCGAGCGGACCAAGCAGCAGCCCCTGCCGCCGCGTCCGCCGCTGGACATGCTGGCGGAGCTGACGAACACCCCGCCGCCGCCGGAAACGCCGCTGCGCACGCTGGTCCGCCGGGTCAAGATCTGGACCCCGCTGGTGGTCCTGCTGCTGATCGTCTTTGCGACCGTACAGTTGCTCCGCCCGCTGCCGGACCCGTCGCTGACGCTGACCGCCGAGCCGACGTACACCTTCAAGGGCGGCGAGCTGAAGATGCCGTGGCCCACCGAGGGCCAGGGCGCCGTCGAGGTCGAGGGCGTCGGCGTGGTCGGCACGTACGGGCCGCAGCAGCCCGCGCCGACGGCGAGCGTCGCCAAGGCGATGACGGCGTACGTGATACTCCGCGACCACCCGATCAAGGACAAGGACGCGGGCCCGAAGCTGGTGATCGACCAGAAGACGGAGGACCAGGCGAGCAACCCCGACTGGTCCACCGCGCCCGTCAAGAAGGGCCAGGAGTACACCCAGGGCGAGCTGCTCCAGCTGCTGATGGTCCGTTCGGCCAACAACGTCGCGCACTTCCTGGCGCGCTGGGACGCGGGCTCGGAGGAGGCGTTCATCAAGAAGATGAACGCCGCCGCCAAGGACCTCGGCATGACGAACACGACGTACACGGACGCCAGCGGCTTCGACAAGGGCACCGTCTCGACGCCGAAGGACCAGCTGAAGCTGGCGAAGGCCGCGATGAGGTTCGACGCGTTCCGCCAGATCGTGGACATGCCGAACGTCGAGCTGCCGCAGATCGGCCGCCGCCTGGAGAACGGCAACACGATCCTCCTCAAGGACGGCGTCACCGGTATCAAGACCGGCACGTCCACCCCGGCGGGCGGCAACCTGCTGTGGTCCGCCAACACGGTCGTCGACGGCGAGGTGCGCCGCGTCCTCGGCGTCGTCATGAACGTCAAGTCCGGTGTGACGCTCTCCGACAAGACGAAGCTCGCCGTCGAGACGTACAGCTACGGCCTCATCAAGGCCGCGCAGGACGGCGTCGTCTCGGCGGTCGCGGTGAAGAAGGGCGATGTCGTCGGGTACGTGGACGACGGGCTCGGCGGCCGTACCCCGGTCGTCGCGACGGAGGACCTGAAGCCGGTCGGCTGGGCGGGTCTGAACGTCGAGCTGAAGCTCACCGCGGGCGAGGACGGCAAGGGCGGCCTGCCGCGCACGGCGGCCGGGGGCACGGTCGTCGGCGAGCTGGCGGCCGGCACCGGCGAGGGCAGGGTCAGCGTGCCCGTCGCGCTCCAGCACCAGCTGGAGGAGCCGGGCTTCGGCGCGAAGCTGACGCGGATCGGCTGA
- a CDS encoding FecCD family ABC transporter permease: protein MPIAEAEKQTTPARTGPDHTPGRAPGVRHVRAGVLSAVLGAALLAALTFAVAWGSTDVAPREVWSVVLRRLSGEAPRPGTSDLIVWQLRLPRALLAAVVGAGLGLVGTAVQALVRNPLADPYLLGISSGASLGAVGALVLGLGAGGALGLGTSGAAFAGALATFALVWLIARRGGGFSPLRLVLAGVGIGQFLTGFTSYLVLQAGDEQQTQGVLFWLMGSLGGASWETLALPAVAVPVTLLLLMARARPLNTMMMGDETAAGLGVNPARLRRELFVVTSVLTGVLVAVSGAIAFVGLMVPHACRMLVGADHRRLLPVSALFGAVLLVVVDIVCRTALDAQELPVGVVTSLIGAPALLYLLDRRLGRNA, encoded by the coding sequence ATGCCGATAGCCGAAGCCGAGAAGCAGACCACCCCCGCCCGCACGGGCCCGGACCACACGCCTGGCAGGGCGCCCGGGGTCCGGCACGTGCGGGCCGGGGTACTCTCCGCCGTGCTGGGTGCGGCGCTGCTCGCCGCGCTCACGTTCGCCGTGGCGTGGGGGTCGACGGACGTGGCCCCGCGCGAGGTGTGGTCGGTGGTGCTGCGGCGGCTGTCCGGCGAGGCGCCCCGGCCGGGCACGTCGGACCTGATCGTGTGGCAGCTGAGGCTGCCGCGAGCCCTGCTGGCCGCCGTCGTCGGGGCGGGGCTCGGCCTCGTCGGCACGGCGGTGCAGGCGCTCGTACGCAACCCGCTGGCCGACCCGTACCTGCTCGGCATCTCCTCCGGGGCGTCGCTCGGCGCGGTAGGCGCGCTGGTGCTGGGCCTGGGGGCGGGCGGGGCGCTGGGGCTCGGCACGTCGGGCGCGGCGTTCGCCGGGGCGCTGGCCACGTTCGCGCTCGTGTGGCTGATCGCCCGGCGCGGGGGCGGGTTCTCGCCGCTGCGGCTGGTGCTGGCGGGCGTGGGCATCGGGCAGTTCCTGACCGGGTTCACCAGCTATCTGGTGCTCCAGGCCGGGGACGAGCAGCAGACGCAGGGCGTGCTGTTCTGGCTGATGGGCAGCCTCGGCGGGGCCAGTTGGGAGACGCTCGCCCTGCCGGCGGTGGCGGTGCCGGTGACGCTGCTGCTGCTGATGGCGCGGGCCCGGCCGCTGAACACGATGATGATGGGCGACGAGACGGCGGCGGGGCTCGGCGTGAACCCGGCGCGGCTGCGGCGGGAACTGTTCGTCGTGACGAGCGTGCTGACCGGGGTGCTGGTGGCCGTGTCCGGGGCGATCGCGTTCGTCGGGCTGATGGTGCCGCACGCGTGCCGGATGCTCGTCGGCGCCGACCACCGGCGGCTGCTGCCCGTGTCGGCGCTGTTCGGCGCGGTGCTGCTGGTCGTGGTGGACATCGTGTGCCGTACGGCGCTGGACGCGCAGGAGCTGCCCGTCGGGGTCGTCACCTCGCTGATCGGCGCGCCCGCGCTGCTGTACCTGCTGGACCGGCGGCTCGGGAGGAACGCGTGA